Proteins encoded within one genomic window of Spirulina major PCC 6313:
- the hisA gene encoding 1-(5-phosphoribosyl)-5-[(5-phosphoribosylamino)methylideneamino]imidazole-4-carboxamide isomerase: protein MDVIPAIDLLDGQCVRLYQGDYTRSEVFSDSPLEIAQRWEAAGATRLHVVDLDGAKTGATVNHEAIATIVQALNIPVEVGGGLRDRATIQRIFDLGVQWAIVGTLAVENPQLVQDLCTEFPGRIIVGIDARNGKVATRGWLETSTIDAIDLAQRMAIAGAAAIIYTDIHRDGTMSGPNTTALRELAHQIELPIIASGGVSSLTDVLSLLALEPDGVTGMIIGRAIYTGDIDLKEAVQAVGPGRLQDVPPQGGHFSTFA from the coding sequence ATGGATGTTATCCCGGCAATTGATCTCCTTGATGGTCAATGTGTGCGCTTATACCAAGGGGATTACACACGATCTGAAGTCTTTAGTGACAGTCCCCTAGAAATTGCCCAGCGTTGGGAAGCGGCCGGGGCGACTCGTTTACACGTGGTGGATCTCGATGGTGCGAAAACCGGAGCCACCGTCAATCATGAGGCGATCGCCACCATCGTCCAAGCCTTAAACATTCCCGTCGAAGTGGGGGGCGGTCTGCGCGATCGCGCCACGATCCAACGCATTTTTGATCTCGGCGTGCAATGGGCGATCGTCGGCACGCTAGCCGTGGAAAACCCTCAACTTGTCCAAGACCTCTGCACCGAATTTCCCGGCCGCATCATCGTCGGCATTGATGCCCGCAACGGCAAAGTTGCAACACGAGGCTGGCTCGAAACCTCCACCATTGACGCGATCGATCTGGCCCAACGGATGGCGATCGCCGGAGCCGCCGCCATCATCTACACCGACATTCACCGCGACGGAACCATGAGCGGCCCCAACACCACCGCCCTGCGCGAACTCGCCCACCAAATCGAACTCCCGATCATCGCCTCCGGTGGTGTCAGTTCCCTCACCGATGTCTTAAGCCTCCTTGCCCTCGAACCCGACGGCGTGACCGGCATGATCATCGGTCGCGCCATCTACACCGGAGACATTGACCTCAAAGAAGCCGTTCAAGCCGTGGGCCCCGGCCGTTTACAAGATGTTCCCCCCCAAGGTGGCCATTTTTCCACCTTTGCCTAA
- a CDS encoding MASE1 domain-containing protein, which yields MKISWRPNRNQRTLAITGLALGYYALSALCRYAASTPESITPIWFPDGLGVGMVLLFGYWILPGVTIGSILANWSAFVHGHTLGIWVLDLLQVGLIATGTTAGTYFGVQWLRHTIGRRNPLNQTSDIFVFVVFTAILSTLLNATVGIFALSLDHTVAVQNSLNAWMMWWISNVTGILLVTPLCLSGSDAIRWLRATRYNRTAKTRRWLSEQLRLAIEQPIQNAQQWFFEGVVLLGVTLGISYGAFLLSYPIDYLLIPCLIVAAFRLGQIGVSGFTLLISIIAIYGTVNPLTSNQLTSLSPDNLQVSLMMLQCFLSILVITALALSATLIEKQRVVRYLQHSQAQLQLQKTQLITQNEDLLMAKQAAEDANRAKSEFLANMSHEIRTPLNIILGFCQLMNQDATSLNHQTIRENLTLMERSGETLLRLLNDVLDLAKIEANRLQLREDVITVRSLIRDIHRIFAATAHQKNITFDYHVGANVPEQIRFDAARLRQILFNLIGNSIKFTKKGTVQLIVQRSRAADDPQVIQLELIVQDTGIGIPPDQQDIIFDAFRQLEGHHSRRYGGTGLGLALTQRLTQMLGGQIYLTSELGVGSTFTIVFPQVSLVLPAPENLVQDLASEPMLDPLNRPAGDTQDTLVMAMPEKIPPSLAIAQDLFLCKLYELEATTWLHVSRTLIMSDIRDFSESLQGLGAEYDCQLLCDYAQDLSCHVAEFDIETLQTAIADFPKLCRIIERWLGGVEPGVN from the coding sequence ATGAAAATCTCATGGCGACCTAATCGAAACCAGCGAACTCTTGCTATTACCGGTCTAGCCTTGGGTTACTATGCCTTATCAGCCCTCTGTCGTTATGCCGCATCCACGCCAGAATCCATCACGCCAATTTGGTTTCCCGACGGTCTAGGCGTGGGCATGGTCTTGCTCTTTGGTTATTGGATCTTGCCAGGGGTAACGATAGGTTCAATTCTGGCCAACTGGTCAGCCTTTGTGCATGGCCACACCCTAGGAATCTGGGTATTAGATCTACTCCAAGTGGGTCTCATTGCCACAGGAACGACCGCCGGAACCTATTTCGGCGTGCAATGGTTACGTCATACCATCGGTCGCCGGAACCCCCTGAACCAGACCAGCGATATTTTTGTGTTTGTGGTCTTCACCGCCATCCTCAGCACCTTGCTCAATGCCACTGTCGGGATCTTCGCCCTGAGCTTGGATCACACTGTGGCCGTCCAAAACAGCCTCAATGCCTGGATGATGTGGTGGATTTCTAATGTGACGGGGATTTTACTGGTCACGCCCCTTTGTCTATCTGGATCAGATGCGATCCGCTGGCTACGGGCGACTCGCTACAATCGAACCGCCAAAACCCGACGCTGGCTGAGTGAGCAACTGCGGCTCGCCATTGAACAACCGATTCAAAATGCTCAGCAATGGTTTTTCGAGGGTGTTGTTTTGCTCGGAGTGACCCTAGGCATTAGCTATGGGGCTTTTTTGTTAAGCTATCCGATTGATTATTTATTAATTCCCTGTTTAATTGTGGCGGCCTTTCGTTTGGGACAAATTGGAGTGTCCGGTTTTACGCTGTTGATTTCGATCATTGCCATTTATGGCACCGTAAACCCATTGACCTCAAACCAACTGACCTCGTTGTCTCCGGATAACTTACAGGTTTCCCTCATGATGCTGCAATGTTTTCTGAGCATTTTGGTGATTACGGCTCTTGCCTTGTCAGCGACGTTGATTGAAAAACAACGGGTTGTTAGATATCTCCAGCATTCTCAAGCCCAACTTCAGCTACAAAAGACACAACTGATCACGCAAAATGAAGATTTACTGATGGCGAAACAGGCGGCGGAAGATGCGAACCGCGCTAAGAGTGAGTTTTTGGCGAATATGAGCCATGAAATCCGGACACCGCTGAATATTATTTTGGGGTTTTGTCAGTTGATGAACCAGGATGCGACAAGTCTTAATCATCAGACAATTCGGGAAAATTTGACGTTGATGGAGCGTAGTGGGGAAACGTTGCTGCGGTTGTTGAATGATGTGTTGGACTTGGCCAAAATTGAGGCGAATCGGCTGCAATTAAGGGAGGATGTGATTACGGTGCGATCGCTGATTCGGGATATTCACCGCATTTTTGCCGCCACAGCCCACCAGAAAAACATCACGTTTGATTACCACGTGGGGGCCAATGTCCCGGAACAGATTCGGTTTGATGCGGCCCGGTTGCGCCAAATTTTGTTTAATCTGATCGGCAACAGCATTAAATTCACGAAAAAAGGGACGGTGCAACTGATTGTGCAACGTTCGCGGGCTGCTGACGATCCTCAAGTGATCCAACTGGAATTGATCGTGCAGGATACCGGCATTGGGATTCCCCCTGATCAGCAGGACATTATTTTCGATGCCTTCCGTCAACTTGAAGGCCACCACAGTCGCCGCTACGGTGGTACGGGTTTGGGGTTAGCCCTGACTCAACGCCTCACCCAAATGCTCGGTGGGCAGATTTACCTCACCAGTGAATTGGGCGTGGGCAGTACCTTCACGATTGTGTTTCCCCAGGTTTCCCTCGTGCTGCCAGCCCCTGAAAACCTCGTTCAAGATCTAGCGTCAGAACCGATGCTAGATCCCCTGAATAGGCCGGCAGGGGATACCCAGGACACCCTAGTGATGGCGATGCCGGAAAAAATTCCGCCGAGCTTGGCGATCGCGCAGGATCTGTTCCTCTGTAAGCTCTATGAACTAGAGGCGACCACTTGGCTGCATGTTTCGCGCACGTTGATCATGAGTGATATTCGGGATTTTTCTGAAAGTTTGCAGGGTTTGGGGGCGGAGTATGATTGTCAACTGTTGTGTGACTATGCCCAGGATTTGAGTTGTCATGTGGCGGAGTTTGACATTGAGACCCTCCAAACGGCGATCGCAGATTTTCCCAAGCTGTGCCGCATCATTGAACGCTGGTTAGGTGGGGTGGAGCCTGGTGTGAATTGA
- a CDS encoding NAD(P)H-dependent glycerol-3-phosphate dehydrogenase, whose translation MVNTLPSKGSLAVQQTRLTNTLAPFYSKTAAEPRLTVIGAGAWGSALATVAMRNNHAVKLWSRRQSEPLASAIAEADVLLCAVSMKGVPSVIEQIKACNLPKTKIILTATKGLDPATKQTPSQMWQAAFPDNPVAVLSGPNLSREIEMGLPATTVVASQDEAAAKVVQDIFSSETFRVYINTDPLGTELGGTLKNIMAIAAGVCDGLNLGTNAKAGLLTRALPEMMRIGTHMGASSETFFGLSGLGDLLATCDGALSRNYRVGFGLAEGKDLETVLIELQSTAEGVNTTRVLVEMARTHRIPVPIARQVCRLLDHEISPMEAVQALMERELKAEY comes from the coding sequence ATGGTTAACACCCTACCTTCTAAAGGTTCTCTCGCTGTTCAACAGACTCGTCTGACGAACACCCTAGCACCGTTCTATAGTAAAACCGCCGCTGAGCCACGGTTAACAGTGATCGGTGCAGGTGCGTGGGGGTCTGCATTAGCGACGGTGGCGATGCGCAACAATCACGCTGTCAAGCTGTGGTCTCGTCGCCAAAGTGAACCCTTGGCAAGTGCGATCGCAGAGGCAGATGTGCTACTCTGTGCCGTCTCAATGAAAGGCGTGCCCAGCGTGATTGAGCAGATCAAAGCGTGTAACTTGCCCAAAACAAAAATTATTCTCACCGCCACAAAGGGCCTAGACCCTGCGACGAAGCAAACCCCGTCCCAAATGTGGCAAGCCGCCTTTCCAGATAATCCTGTCGCCGTGCTGTCGGGCCCGAATCTCTCACGGGAAATTGAAATGGGTTTACCGGCGACCACCGTTGTGGCTAGTCAAGACGAAGCTGCGGCTAAAGTTGTACAAGACATCTTTTCATCCGAAACCTTCCGCGTCTATATCAACACCGATCCCCTGGGGACTGAATTAGGGGGAACCCTGAAAAACATCATGGCGATCGCCGCCGGTGTTTGTGATGGTCTGAACCTAGGAACCAACGCCAAAGCCGGACTCCTTACCCGCGCCCTCCCCGAAATGATGCGGATTGGGACGCACATGGGTGCATCGAGCGAAACCTTCTTCGGCTTATCCGGTTTAGGGGATCTCCTCGCCACCTGTGACGGGGCGCTTTCCCGGAACTATCGCGTTGGGTTTGGCCTCGCCGAGGGGAAAGACCTCGAAACCGTCTTGATTGAACTGCAAAGCACCGCCGAAGGGGTGAACACTACCCGTGTCCTTGTGGAAATGGCCCGCACTCACCGTATCCCGGTTCCCATTGCCCGCCAAGTGTGCCGCCTGTTGGATCATGAAATCAGCCCCATGGAGGCAGTACAAGCCTTAATGGAACGGGAACTCAAGGCTGAATATTAA
- a CDS encoding response regulator yields MSTHPKHILIIDDEADIREVAALSLQVMMDWTVTAAASGVAGIDVAIAERPDAILLDVMMPEMNGFVTRQYLAQHPDTWDIPVIFLTAKLQFQEHRHDRDLNVAAILHKPFDPTELGLQISQAAGWNQSADLSNAVHLPIAASAFASRA; encoded by the coding sequence ATGTCAACACACCCTAAACACATTCTCATTATTGATGATGAAGCCGATATCCGTGAGGTTGCCGCGCTCAGTTTACAAGTCATGATGGATTGGACTGTGACAGCGGCGGCTTCGGGGGTCGCCGGTATTGATGTGGCGATCGCTGAACGCCCCGATGCCATTTTGCTCGATGTAATGATGCCGGAAATGAATGGGTTTGTCACCCGACAATACCTCGCCCAACACCCCGACACCTGGGATATTCCGGTCATTTTCCTCACCGCCAAACTTCAATTCCAAGAACACCGCCACGATCGCGATCTGAACGTGGCGGCCATTTTGCATAAACCGTTTGATCCGACGGAACTCGGTCTTCAGATTTCCCAAGCGGCGGGCTGGAACCAATCAGCAGACTTGAGCAATGCGGTTCATCTGCCGATCGCTGCCTCAGCCTTTGCCTCGCGGGCTTAA
- a CDS encoding sulfite exporter TauE/SafE family protein — MTIATIFFIAILMQSSFGFGSALVAMPLLSLVLDLKTASPLFALVALTINSVIVLQGWQAIDIQAVWRLVVATWIGIPLGVGMVAIAPTPWITTGLSLFLILFGLYRLIRWPLPTLKSSHWAYPFGICAGILGGAYNTNGPPIVLYGIMNHWPPQRFRATLQGYFLPTGIAIALTQGFSGLWTATVGQLYLTTIPSTIVALYCGQWINRHIHPQQFERGLSILLILLGGLLLYR, encoded by the coding sequence ATGACCATCGCCACGATTTTTTTCATCGCCATCCTGATGCAGTCCAGCTTTGGCTTTGGAAGTGCTCTGGTGGCGATGCCCCTACTCTCCCTCGTGCTCGATCTCAAAACCGCCTCGCCTCTTTTTGCCCTGGTTGCCCTCACCATCAATAGCGTTATCGTCCTCCAAGGGTGGCAAGCCATCGACATTCAGGCGGTGTGGCGCTTAGTGGTGGCAACTTGGATCGGGATTCCTCTGGGGGTGGGGATGGTTGCGATCGCCCCCACCCCCTGGATCACCACCGGACTCAGTCTCTTTTTAATCCTCTTTGGCCTCTATCGCCTGATTCGCTGGCCCCTCCCCACCCTCAAATCCTCCCATTGGGCCTATCCCTTTGGCATTTGTGCCGGGATTTTGGGCGGCGCGTACAACACCAACGGCCCCCCGATTGTTCTTTACGGCATCATGAACCATTGGCCGCCCCAACGCTTTCGCGCCACACTCCAGGGCTATTTTTTGCCCACAGGCATCGCGATCGCCCTCACCCAAGGCTTCAGCGGTCTATGGACAGCCACCGTTGGTCAGCTTTACCTCACCACCATCCCCAGCACCATCGTTGCGTTGTACTGTGGCCAGTGGATCAATCGCCACATCCACCCCCAACAGTTTGAGCGGGGTCTTAGCATTCTCTTGATCCTCCTCGGTGGCTTGTTGCTCTACCGTTAA
- a CDS encoding DOMON-like domain-containing protein gives MTQFFTLHPFDPCPRPLSLNGTVSYRARQLSITYHLQGDLKTVSLPSPHHDPQRRDRLWESTCFEAFFSRPEHDNYWEFNLSPAGHWNLYHLTNYRASISPEPQIAPPVSQSHRQDQSFLLTFTLDLAHLLPAHQPIHLGITTVLQTQDGTCSYWALTHPAPIPDFHNRQGFAIALQPE, from the coding sequence ATGACCCAGTTTTTTACCCTCCATCCCTTTGACCCTTGCCCCCGACCCTTGAGCCTCAATGGCACTGTTTCCTACCGTGCGCGTCAACTCTCGATTACCTACCATCTCCAAGGGGATTTAAAAACAGTATCTCTGCCCTCTCCCCACCATGATCCGCAGCGGCGCGATCGCCTTTGGGAATCCACCTGTTTTGAAGCCTTTTTTAGCCGCCCGGAGCACGATAACTATTGGGAATTCAATCTATCCCCCGCCGGCCATTGGAATCTTTACCATCTCACCAACTACCGCGCCAGCATCAGCCCTGAGCCTCAAATCGCCCCACCCGTCAGCCAAAGCCATCGCCAAGATCAGAGTTTTCTCCTCACCTTCACCCTCGATTTAGCCCATCTCTTACCGGCCCATCAACCGATTCACCTCGGCATCACCACCGTTCTGCAAACCCAGGATGGAACCTGTTCCTATTGGGCCTTGACCCATCCGGCTCCCATTCCTGATTTTCACAATCGCCAAGGTTTTGCGATCGCCCTTCAGCCCGAATGA